GTGTCCGATCGTGTGTCCGTAATTGAGAATTTCCCGTAATCCTGATTCTTTCTCGTCTTTGCTGACGACGTGCGCCTTCGCTTGCGCCGATCGCACCAACATTTCATACACCAAATCATCTCCGACAGCGCGAATCTGATCTAATCGCTTCGCTTGCTCTAGTTTCTCAAATAGCTCCGCGTCCCAGATGATCCCGTATTTGATCACTTCGGCGATCGCGGCGCGGAACTCCCGCGAAGGCAGCGTTTTCAAAACTTGCGGATCAATCAAGACCAGTCGGGGCTGATGAAAGGCCCCGATCAAATTTTTCCCGTTCGGGTGATTCACCCCAGTTTTGCCACCGATCGCGGCATCCACCATCGCCAAGAGCGTCGTTGGCACCTGAACCACGTTAATTCCCCGGAGCCAAGTTGCCGCAGCAAACCCCGTCATATCTCCGATCACGCCGCCACCTAACGCGACCATCACCGACGATCGTTCTAACCGATTCTCTAACGCTGCATCATAAATCTTTTGCAGCGTTGCCGGGGTTTTGTATCGCTCCCCCGCCGGCAAAATGCACGAACTCACCGTAAAGCCTGCTTGCGTCAGCGCATCGATCACCGTTTGCCCATAATGCTTAAAAATCACTGGATTCGAGACAATTAGCGCTTTTTTGCCGAGCTTGGTCAAAGTTTGCATCCGATCGCCAATTTCGTTAATCGACGCGATCGCGATGTCGTAGGAGTTTTGGGGTAGCGTAACGGGAATAACAGACGGCATGAGTCGCTCTCAAAAACAGCGTTTGGAGTGATTTTATCAAGCGATCGAGCCGCATGAAGTGATCAAACGCCCTCCGTTTTTTTGTATAGTTTTGTTAGAGAGGTTAGGAGACACAATTTATGTCTGCAGTCATTGCTTATTTCTTGATTGTCGGTGGCGCGATCGCGCTTGCTTATGGTCTGTTCTTTACTTTCCGCGCAATCAAGCTGATCTAGGTTTCTTTGGGGCGATACAAGTTGTACAGCCCCAAATTGACCCTCTAAGCTTTTGGCACCACTTTCAGGATGATTGGTGCATCGGGTACATCCATCGTAATGCGGCTTGGGGTCGCAAACGTGGCAGTTGCATTCGGCGATCGATTCGGTAAAAAGGTTGCAGCTTCCTGGGTTGGCGTTAGCAAATTCACGGTGACTCGCTGAGTTTTTAGCGTCTCGGTACTTTCAGAATTCAGCCACATCACCAGATAAAACTCCCCATTGCTCTTTTGTAAAAGCGTGTGGCGCAAGTCTTTCACATTTCCACTGAAATAATAGGAAAGCCCTCCGCTTGCGGTACTTCCAGGCGTGTCCTTTAGGATGCGAATCAGATTTCGCAGCGCATAAAACGCAGGTTTCGGGGTTCCATCGGCACGAATAATGCCAAAGTTATTTTCAGCATCCGGTAAAGGACGCTGATCCATGAATTCATAGAGATACGTCCGATTCACGCCACGATTGAAAAACTCCAAGAACGTTCGCGGAATGTATTTCGCTGACACTTGCTCAGTCACCGCTTTGTGACCCGTTTCACGATCGTTCACTGCATTGTGATATCCCGTTTCCGTCGCGATAATCGGTTGATTGCCAGAATACTCTCTGGTCAATGGAAGCCAGCGACGATCGAAATCAAATCCCGGAATTCGTCCGCCTGAATAGCTGTGCATATTACCGAAATCGCTAAATTCAGCCAGTGATCCCACTCGTTGCCCGTTCTCTGGTTGCGCCATCGATGGAACGAGCACTGGAAGATGAGCGGTCGCCGGATCGCTTTTTACCGCACGATACAAATCTGCCTGATACTCCCGCAGCCCATCCGGGAAAGGCTTGCCTTCATAGCGCATCGTTTCAGCGCTAGCATCCCACTCGTTTGGGCCTTCGACAGCCGCAATTCCTGGTAATGCCTGTTTGATTTGCTGTACAACGTTGTCGGGTGTACCGCCGAGTCGCGGATCGATAATCAGCGTAGACTTAATTCCAAACGTTGCCAGTCGTCGCAGCTTAGTGAACACTTCTGGCTTGTTTCCACCATCGCGAATATGGCGAATGCCCAATTCTCGTAAACGCGGCTCGAAGACATCGGCGTAACGGTCATGATAACTAATCCCCGTATAGCGCAGATTCACGTTCATGCCGATCGAGTCAATAAACGTATCTGCTGGTCTTGCCCGTTCTCGAATCGTGTTGGCGATCGCAGTCGTCATGACATAGCTTGTGTCTACAGGTTGACTAGAGAACACTTGCAGTAGATAAGTTCCAGCACTCAGAACAGCAGCGATCGATTCGATCATGGTTCCATCATTGGCAGAGGTGCTAATAATATCGCCCTGCTCATTGAGCAGTTTCAGATCTACGTTAGCAGCTAAGTTTCCAATG
The genomic region above belongs to Cyanobacteria bacterium FACHB-DQ100 and contains:
- a CDS encoding 3-dehydroquinate synthase, which produces MPSVIPVTLPQNSYDIAIASINEIGDRMQTLTKLGKKALIVSNPVIFKHYGQTVIDALTQAGFTVSSCILPAGERYKTPATLQKIYDAALENRLERSSVMVALGGGVIGDMTGFAAATWLRGINVVQVPTTLLAMVDAAIGGKTGVNHPNGKNLIGAFHQPRLVLIDPQVLKTLPSREFRAAIAEVIKYGIIWDAELFEKLEQAKRLDQIRAVGDDLVYEMLVRSAQAKAHVVSKDEKESGLREILNYGHTIGHAIESLTNYRVVNHGEGVAIGMMAAGLIAVEMGLWDRGECDRQKVLIEKAGLPTRIPEECDRSKILPTLQADKKVKDGKVRFVLPRQIGTVIVTDQVEPDVIQSVISQM
- a CDS encoding cytochrome B6-F complex subunit VI (PetL), encoding MSAVIAYFLIVGGAIALAYGLFFTFRAIKLI
- a CDS encoding pre-peptidase C-terminal domain-containing protein encodes the protein MVLDPSPNLNRDIGSFSLSANPTAALMSDPNPDALFPSMNVVASSSSTTYGAMGLKAEYFNDTHLEQRSITRTDPTIDFNWGRSSPNSAVNADDFSVRWTGEVTPLYSEPYTFSADADDMIRVWINDQLLIDRWYNPTDRNSTIALDAGQNYSIRVEYAEFGGDASVKLQWSSPSQTEEVIPQSQLRSPLISTNTNPGAALSSDPQDINLDDFTPINGALSPDHPADFYRFTLTEPTPINISIGNLAANVDLKLLNEQGDIISTSANDGTMIESIAAVLSAGTYLLQVFSSQPVDTSYVMTTAIANTIRERARPADTFIDSIGMNVNLRYTGISYHDRYADVFEPRLRELGIRHIRDGGNKPEVFTKLRRLATFGIKSTLIIDPRLGGTPDNVVQQIKQALPGIAAVEGPNEWDASAETMRYEGKPFPDGLREYQADLYRAVKSDPATAHLPVLVPSMAQPENGQRVGSLAEFSDFGNMHSYSGGRIPGFDFDRRWLPLTREYSGNQPIIATETGYHNAVNDRETGHKAVTEQVSAKYIPRTFLEFFNRGVNRTYLYEFMDQRPLPDAENNFGIIRADGTPKPAFYALRNLIRILKDTPGSTASGGLSYYFSGNVKDLRHTLLQKSNGEFYLVMWLNSESTETLKTQRVTVNLLTPTQEAATFLPNRSPNATATFATPSRITMDVPDAPIILKVVPKA